One genomic region from Vanacampus margaritifer isolate UIUO_Vmar chromosome 2, RoL_Vmar_1.0, whole genome shotgun sequence encodes:
- the gorasp1a gene encoding Golgi reassembly-stacking protein 1a isoform X1 — protein MGLTQSSEVSDGGTNGYHVHGVQPKSPAEKCGLQPFFDFILSLDHKRLNVENDLLKEVLKANMEKAISMEVYSTKSMMIRELEVTPSNMWGGQGLLGASVRFCSFQGANENVWHVLDVEASSPAALAGLHPHTDYIVGADHLLQDSEDFFSLIEAHEGKQVKLLVYSAIMDDCREVLVTPNGAWGGEGSLGCGIGYGYLHRIPARPDKSTPKTPVTPAPEETPPPELPNHGFTEAPLMAPSSQSEDVLDLRQVTLQDTSLPPVQSLSDSEVAAMSPVPTDLLDKLDLSVSSVDMNNTSLAMNYEKENDISGVEALNGSELHSSQEMNHQEPNLLDLTSAITMSQSDCGDSGEEPSHLNCTHMADMSSHSHSPPVGALSPADPLEPYNEPPCPPAADVLPGESQMDESHPRESEYQSKDETHVHHCEHGEDQPQETTSE, from the exons ATGGGTTTGACGCAGAGTTCGGAGGTATCCGACGGGGGAACGAATGGATATCACGTTCACGGT GTGCAACCGAAGTCTCCTGCAGAAAAATGTGGACTGCAACCATTCTTCGACTTCATTTTGTCTCTGGACCACAAAAGACTT AATGTAGAAAACGACCTGCTGAAGGAGGTCCTGAAAGCCAATATGGAAAAAGCAATAAGCATGGAAGTGTATAGCACCAAGAGCATGATGATTCGTGAGTTGGAGGTGACACCCAGCAATATGTGGGGAGGACAAGGGCTCCTGGGGGCCAGTGTTCGCTTCTGCAGCTTCCAAGGAGCCAATGAGAATGTTTGGCATGTCCTG GATGTGGAAGCCAGTTCACCTGCTGCACTGGCAGGCCTCCATCCCCACACTGATTACATTGTTGGAGCAGATCATTTGTTGCAAGAT TCAGAAGACTTCTTCTCGCTGATCGAGGCCCACGAAGGGAAGCAAGTGAAGCTGCTGGTGTACAGCGCGATCATGGATGACTGCAGAGAAGTGCTGGTCACTCCCAATGGCGCATGGGGAGGCGAGGGAAG TTTAGGTTGTGGCATTGGGTATGGCTACCTGCATAGAATCCCTGCACGTCCTGATAAGTCAACACCAAAGACCCCCGTGACCCCTGCCCCTGAGGAGACGCCACCTCCAGAGCTGCCTAACCATGGCTTCACGGAG GCACCCTTGATGGCACCTTCAAGCCAAAGTGAAGATGTGTTGGACTTGAGACAGGTCACCCTCCAGGATACTTCTCTTCCTCCAGTGCAAA GTTTGTCTGATTCTGAAGTGGCTGCGATGAGCCCCGTACCTACCGATTTGTTGGACAAGCTGGATCTGTCCGTGTCATCTGTCGACATGAACAACACTTCCCTTGCAATGAACTATGAGAAAGAGAATGACATCTCCGGTGTTG AGGCGCTAAATGGAAGTGAATTACATTCTTCCCAAGAGATGAACCATCAAGAGCCGAACCTCCTGGATCTCACCTCAGCTATCACGATGAGTCAATCTGATTGCGGCGATTCAGGGGAAGAGCCATCTCACCTCAACTGCACTCACATGGCAGACATGTCCAGTCATAGCCACAGTCCACCAGTAGGTGCGCTGTCTCCCGCTGACCCACTGGAGCCGTACAATGAACCTCCGTGTCCGCCGGCTGCTGATGTTCTCCCAGGTGAGTCCCAGATGGATGAATCACATCCTCGGGAAAGTGAATATCAGTCCAAAGATGAGACTCATGTTCATCACTGCGAGCATGGGGAGGATCAGCCGCAAGAGACAACGTCTGAATAG
- the gorasp1a gene encoding Golgi reassembly-stacking protein 1a isoform X2: MGLTQSSEVSDGGTNGYHVHGVQPKSPAEKCGLQPFFDFILSLDHKRLNVENDLLKEVLKANMEKAISMEVYSTKSMMIRELEVTPSNMWGGQGLLGASVRFCSFQGANENVWHVLDVEASSPAALAGLHPHTDYIVGADHLLQDSEDFFSLIEAHEGKQVKLLVYSAIMDDCREVLVTPNGAWGGEGSLGCGIGYGYLHRIPARPDKSTPKTPVTPAPEETPPPELPNHGFTEAPLMAPSSQSEDVLDLRQVTLQDTSLPPVQSLSDSEVAAMSPVPTDLLDKLDLSVSSVDMNNTSLAMNYEKENDISGVEALNGSELHSSQEMNHQEPNLLDLTSAITMSQSDCGDSGEEPSHLNCTHMADMSSHSHSPPVGALSPADPLEPYNEPPCPPAADVLPALP; encoded by the exons ATGGGTTTGACGCAGAGTTCGGAGGTATCCGACGGGGGAACGAATGGATATCACGTTCACGGT GTGCAACCGAAGTCTCCTGCAGAAAAATGTGGACTGCAACCATTCTTCGACTTCATTTTGTCTCTGGACCACAAAAGACTT AATGTAGAAAACGACCTGCTGAAGGAGGTCCTGAAAGCCAATATGGAAAAAGCAATAAGCATGGAAGTGTATAGCACCAAGAGCATGATGATTCGTGAGTTGGAGGTGACACCCAGCAATATGTGGGGAGGACAAGGGCTCCTGGGGGCCAGTGTTCGCTTCTGCAGCTTCCAAGGAGCCAATGAGAATGTTTGGCATGTCCTG GATGTGGAAGCCAGTTCACCTGCTGCACTGGCAGGCCTCCATCCCCACACTGATTACATTGTTGGAGCAGATCATTTGTTGCAAGAT TCAGAAGACTTCTTCTCGCTGATCGAGGCCCACGAAGGGAAGCAAGTGAAGCTGCTGGTGTACAGCGCGATCATGGATGACTGCAGAGAAGTGCTGGTCACTCCCAATGGCGCATGGGGAGGCGAGGGAAG TTTAGGTTGTGGCATTGGGTATGGCTACCTGCATAGAATCCCTGCACGTCCTGATAAGTCAACACCAAAGACCCCCGTGACCCCTGCCCCTGAGGAGACGCCACCTCCAGAGCTGCCTAACCATGGCTTCACGGAG GCACCCTTGATGGCACCTTCAAGCCAAAGTGAAGATGTGTTGGACTTGAGACAGGTCACCCTCCAGGATACTTCTCTTCCTCCAGTGCAAA GTTTGTCTGATTCTGAAGTGGCTGCGATGAGCCCCGTACCTACCGATTTGTTGGACAAGCTGGATCTGTCCGTGTCATCTGTCGACATGAACAACACTTCCCTTGCAATGAACTATGAGAAAGAGAATGACATCTCCGGTGTTG AGGCGCTAAATGGAAGTGAATTACATTCTTCCCAAGAGATGAACCATCAAGAGCCGAACCTCCTGGATCTCACCTCAGCTATCACGATGAGTCAATCTGATTGCGGCGATTCAGGGGAAGAGCCATCTCACCTCAACTGCACTCACATGGCAGACATGTCCAGTCATAGCCACAGTCCACCAGTAGGTGCGCTGTCTCCCGCTGACCCACTGGAGCCGTACAATGAACCTCCGTGTCCGCCGGCTGCTGATGTTCTCCCAG CACTGCCTTAA
- the LOC144043303 gene encoding WD repeat-containing protein 48 isoform X2, protein MATHHRQNAAGRRKVQVSYVIRDEVEKYNRNGVNALQLDPALNRLFTAGRDSIIRIWSVYQHKDPYIASMEHHTDWVNDIVLCCNGKTLISASSDTTVKVWNAHKGFCMSTLRTHKDYVKALAYAKDKELVASAGLDRQIFLWDVNTLTALTASNNTVTTSSLSGNKDSIYSLAMNQMGTVIVSGSTEKVLRVWDPRTCAKLMKLKGHTDNVKSLLLNRDGTQCLSGSSDGTIRLWSLGQQRCIATYRVHDEGVWALQVNEAFTHVYSGGRDKKIYCTDLRNPDIRVLICEEKAPVLKMELDRSADPPPSIWVSTTKSSVNKWSLKGMHNFRSSGEYDNDCSTPLTPLCTQPEQVIKGGASIIQCHILNDKRHILTKDTNNNVAFWDVLKACKGEDLGKVEFDEEIKKRFKMVYVPNWFSVDLKTGMLTITLDESDCFAAWVSAKDAGFSSSDGSDPKLNLGGLLLQALLEFWPRTRINSVDEEENEVNHVNGEQENRIQKGNGYFQVPPHTPVIFGEAGGRTLFRLLCRDSGGETESMLLNETVPQWVIDITVDKNMPKFNKIPFYLQPHSSSGAKTLKKDRLSASDMLQVRKVMEHVYEKIINLDNESQTTSSSANDKPGEQEKEEDMAMLAEEKIELMCQDQVLDPNMDLRTVKHFIWKSGGDLTLHYRQKST, encoded by the exons ATGGCCACGCATCACAGGCAAAATGCAGCTGGGCGGAGAAAAGTACAG GTATCTTATGTCATTAGAGATGAGGTGGAGAAGTACAACAGAAATGGGGTGAATGCTCTCCAACTAGACCCCGCGTTGAACCGGCTCTTCACAGCTGGAAGAGACTCAATCATCCGGATATGGAGTGTCTACCAGCATAAG GACCCGTATATTGCTTCAATGGAGCATCACACAGACTGGGTCAATGACATAGTCCTTTGCTGCAATGGGAAAACTT TGATATCTGCTTCCTCGGATACAACAGTAAAAGTATGGAATGCACATAAAGGGTTCTGTATGTCAACGTTACGAACGCACAAAGATTATGTAAAAGCCTTAGCCTATGCGAAAGACAAGGAGCTGGTGGCATCTGCAGGGCTTGACCGGCAGATATTTCTCTGGGATGTCAATACCCTCACAGCACTCACTGCTTCCAACAACACTGTAACAA CTTCATCACTCAGTGGGAACAAAGATTCAATCTACAGTCTGGCTATGAACCAGATGGGCACAGTGATAGTGTCTGGATCTACAGAAAAG GTGCTGAGAGTGTGGGATCCACGAACATGCGCAAAACTGATGAAGCTAAAAGGCCACACAGATAACGTCAAGTCGCTGCTGTTGAATCGGGATGGTACCCAA TGCCTGTCAGGCAGTTCGGATGGAACAATTCGCCTGTGGTCCCTTGGTCAGCAACGATGTATCGCCACGTACCGTGTGCACGATGAAGGTGTTTGGGCCCTGCAGGTCAATGAGGCCTTCACGCACGTCTATTCTGGAGGGCGAGACAAGAAAATTTATTGCACAGACCTGCGCAACCCAGACATCCGAGTTCTCATCTGTGAGGAGAAGGCCCCAGTGCTGAAA ATGGAACTGGACAGATCTGCTGACCCACCTCCTTCTATCTGGGTCTCCACCACGAAGTCATCTGTTAATAAATGG TCTCTCAAGGGAATGCACAACTTCAGATCGTCAGGGGAGTACGATAATGACTGCAGCACGCCTTTAACGCCACTGTGCACACAGCCAGAACAAGTTATCAAGG GAGGTGCCAGTATTATACAGTGTCACATTCTGAATGACAAGAGGCACATACTTACCAAAGACACCAACAACAATGTGGCTTTCTGGGATGTCCTGAAG GCTTGCAAAGGTGAAGACCTGGGCAAAGTGGAGTTTGATGAGGAGATAAAAAAGCGCTTCAAGATGGTTTATGTGCCAAACTGGTTCTCGGTTGATTTAAAAACTGGG ATGCTCACCATCACACTTGACGAGAGTGACTGCTTCGCTGCCTGGGTGTCTGCAAAGGATGCCGGTTTCTCAAGCTCTGACGGATCCGACCCAAAAT TGAACTTGGGTGGACTGTTGCTTCAGGCTCTGCTGGAGTTCTGGCCCAGAACTCGCATCAATTCCGTGGATGAGGAAGAGAATGAAGTGAACCATG TGAATGGAGAGCAGGAGAACCGTATCCAGAAAGGAAATGGATACTTCCAGGTGCCACCACATACACCGGTTATCTTCGGGGAAGCGGGTGGCAGAACACTTTTTAG GTTGCTTTGTCGAGATTCAGGCGGAGAGACGGAGTCCATGCTGCTGAACGAGACTGTTCCTCAATGGGTCATTGATATAACTGTAGAT AAAAATATGCCCAAGTTCAACAAAATTCCATTCTACCTCCAGCCTCATTCATCATCTGGTGCAAAAACTCTGAAGAA GGACCGTCTTTCAGCCAGCGACATGCTGCAGGTGAGAAAGGTGATGGAGCACGTGTACGAGAAGATCATCAACCTGGACAACGAGTCTCAGACCACCAGTTCCTCTGCCAACGATAAGCCCGGGGAGCAGGAAAAGGAAGAGGACATGGCCATGCTAGCTGAGGAGAAGATAGAGCTAATGTGTCAAGACCAG GTTCTGGATCCCAACATGGACCTGCGAACAGTTAAACATTTTATCTGGAAAAGTGGTGGGGACTTGACACTTCACTATAGGCAGAAGTCTACGTGA
- the LOC144043306 gene encoding cysteine/serine-rich nuclear protein 1-like, which translates to MAGVLKRKFAAVEENPSYSCSSSSPPSSSPTSSECESDGESGSSETQDFIPHSPSAPTSLPTGSIVKKPRLVEQQCRVRFDQVLVFSFPRCQGFTSVPSHGGATLGMMRQHSTLHKYTVAEHASEQRRRRRQRHLLRLREERFDASKQNLIATEAAGQNEAGLLTLDQAPADDTDVHVSEAELDDRGSLQPYSSRQRQALLLASGVKRIDKEEKKQLHSLRLSREACGCDCQGFCEPETCACSLAGIKCQVDRFGFPCGCTKDGCGNTQGHVEFDSKRVQTHYIHTVMRLDLERRLRAETTSREDRSVLSEDLVASEGLSETHPVKNEPFKRCPFGFSLEEDDFALTIPTSPTFNFLPERAVVEENSCSSDMTESSSSSSDCDGGQLPAPCSLSTCDSENDNYSMCHQLSLMAAPLTLGSSNHDSNRTTDRMGPLSANSLTDNKSSVAVTDYLDENANQARDPFDDEDSLEGYPNTPSPTLDYSSSRYMDPSLSSESDLEFFDSDYPCGPLDSSFKDHRHSDSFHHLQLISSVYLPQCESSTYLLESLIGLAEPSPEQPYYDQQL; encoded by the exons ATGGCAGGTGTCCTGAAGCGGAAGTTTGCAGCGGTTGAGGAAAACCCCAGCTACTCTTGCTCTTCCTCCTCTCCGCCATCCTCATCACCCACATCTTCAGAGTGCGAGTCCGACGGTGAGAGCGGCTCCTCTGAGACGCAGGATTTTATACCTCACAGCCCCTCTGCGCCCACCAGCTTACCCA CTGGGTCCATTGTGAAAAAGCCGAGGCTGGTAGAGCAGCAGTGTCGTGTGCGCTTCGACCAAGTTTTGGTTTTCAGTTTCCCCCGCTGCCAGGGCTTCACCAGTGTGCCCAGTCACGGTGGTGCCACCCTGGGCATGATGCGGCAGCACAGCACCCTTCACAAGTACACGGTGGCAGAGCATGCATCGGAGCAAAGACGCCGACGCAGGCAAAGGCACCTGCTCAGATTAAGAGAGGAGAGATTTGACgcatcaaaacaaaat CTGATCGCCACTGAGGCTGCCGGCCAGAATGAAGCAGGTCTACTCACGCTAGACCAAGCTCCAGCTGATGACACGGACGTCCACGTCAGTGAGGCTGAGCTGGACGATCGAGGCTCCCTGCAGCCGTATTCGTCCAGGCAGCGGCAGGCTCTCCTCCTGGCATCCGGGGTGAAGCGCATAGacaaggaggagaagaagcaaCTTCATTCTCTGCGTTTGTCCAGGGAAGCGTGCGGATGTGACTGCCAAGGCTTTTGTGAGCCCGAGACCTGTGCCTGCAGCCTGGCAGGCATCAAGTGTCAG GTGGACCGCTTCGGCTTTCCGTGTGGCTGCACTAAGGACGGTTGTGGAAACACCCAGGGACACGTGGAGTTTGACTCCAAACGTGTGCAGACGCATTACATCCACACCGTCATGCGACTCGATTTAGAGCGGCGACTGCGAGCTGAGACAACGAGCCGAGAGGACCGGTCGGTACTTTCAGAAGACCTTGTAGCATCTGAAGGTCTGAGCGAGACTCATCCTGTGAAGAACGAACCATTCAAGAGGTGCCCTTTTGGTTTTTCCTTGGAAGAAGATGATTTTGCTCTTACTATTCCCACCAGTCCTACGTTTAATTTCCTCCCGGAGCGAGCGGTGGTGGAAGAGAACAGCTGCAGTAGCGACATGACGGAATCCTCCAGCTCGTCTTCGGATTGCGATGGCGGGCAACTCCCGGCGCCTTGTAGCCTCAGCACCTGTGATTCTGAAAATGATAACTACTCCATGTGTCACCAACTGAGTCTTATGGCAGCACCACTGACCCTGGGCAGCAGCAATCATGACTCTAACAGGACAACTGACAGAATGGGACCACTTTCAGCAAACTCCTTGACAGACAATAAAAGCTCAGTGGCGGTGACAGATTATCTTGATGAAAATGCAAACCAAGCAAGAGACCCCTTTGACGATGAGGATTCCCTTGAAGGCTATCCAAACACTCCCTCCCCTACCCTGGACTATTCCTCCAGCAGGTACATGGACCCGAGTCTCTCGTCGGAGTCCGACCTGGAGTTTTTTGACAGCGACTATCCCTGTGGGCCACTTGACAGCTCTTTCAAAGATCACAGACACTCAGACAGCTTTCATCACCTCCAGCTGATCAGCTCTGTTTATTTGCCGCAGTGTGAATCAAGCACCTACCTCCTGGAGTCTCTGATTGGCCTGGCTGAGCCGAGCCCAGAGCAACCTTATTATGATCAGCAGCTTTAA
- the LOC144043303 gene encoding WD repeat-containing protein 48 isoform X1 has translation MATHHRQNAAGRRKVQVSYVIRDEVEKYNRNGVNALQLDPALNRLFTAGRDSIIRIWSVYQHKQDPYIASMEHHTDWVNDIVLCCNGKTLISASSDTTVKVWNAHKGFCMSTLRTHKDYVKALAYAKDKELVASAGLDRQIFLWDVNTLTALTASNNTVTTSSLSGNKDSIYSLAMNQMGTVIVSGSTEKVLRVWDPRTCAKLMKLKGHTDNVKSLLLNRDGTQCLSGSSDGTIRLWSLGQQRCIATYRVHDEGVWALQVNEAFTHVYSGGRDKKIYCTDLRNPDIRVLICEEKAPVLKMELDRSADPPPSIWVSTTKSSVNKWSLKGMHNFRSSGEYDNDCSTPLTPLCTQPEQVIKGGASIIQCHILNDKRHILTKDTNNNVAFWDVLKACKGEDLGKVEFDEEIKKRFKMVYVPNWFSVDLKTGMLTITLDESDCFAAWVSAKDAGFSSSDGSDPKLNLGGLLLQALLEFWPRTRINSVDEEENEVNHVNGEQENRIQKGNGYFQVPPHTPVIFGEAGGRTLFRLLCRDSGGETESMLLNETVPQWVIDITVDKNMPKFNKIPFYLQPHSSSGAKTLKKDRLSASDMLQVRKVMEHVYEKIINLDNESQTTSSSANDKPGEQEKEEDMAMLAEEKIELMCQDQVLDPNMDLRTVKHFIWKSGGDLTLHYRQKST, from the exons ATGGCCACGCATCACAGGCAAAATGCAGCTGGGCGGAGAAAAGTACAG GTATCTTATGTCATTAGAGATGAGGTGGAGAAGTACAACAGAAATGGGGTGAATGCTCTCCAACTAGACCCCGCGTTGAACCGGCTCTTCACAGCTGGAAGAGACTCAATCATCCGGATATGGAGTGTCTACCAGCATAAG CAGGACCCGTATATTGCTTCAATGGAGCATCACACAGACTGGGTCAATGACATAGTCCTTTGCTGCAATGGGAAAACTT TGATATCTGCTTCCTCGGATACAACAGTAAAAGTATGGAATGCACATAAAGGGTTCTGTATGTCAACGTTACGAACGCACAAAGATTATGTAAAAGCCTTAGCCTATGCGAAAGACAAGGAGCTGGTGGCATCTGCAGGGCTTGACCGGCAGATATTTCTCTGGGATGTCAATACCCTCACAGCACTCACTGCTTCCAACAACACTGTAACAA CTTCATCACTCAGTGGGAACAAAGATTCAATCTACAGTCTGGCTATGAACCAGATGGGCACAGTGATAGTGTCTGGATCTACAGAAAAG GTGCTGAGAGTGTGGGATCCACGAACATGCGCAAAACTGATGAAGCTAAAAGGCCACACAGATAACGTCAAGTCGCTGCTGTTGAATCGGGATGGTACCCAA TGCCTGTCAGGCAGTTCGGATGGAACAATTCGCCTGTGGTCCCTTGGTCAGCAACGATGTATCGCCACGTACCGTGTGCACGATGAAGGTGTTTGGGCCCTGCAGGTCAATGAGGCCTTCACGCACGTCTATTCTGGAGGGCGAGACAAGAAAATTTATTGCACAGACCTGCGCAACCCAGACATCCGAGTTCTCATCTGTGAGGAGAAGGCCCCAGTGCTGAAA ATGGAACTGGACAGATCTGCTGACCCACCTCCTTCTATCTGGGTCTCCACCACGAAGTCATCTGTTAATAAATGG TCTCTCAAGGGAATGCACAACTTCAGATCGTCAGGGGAGTACGATAATGACTGCAGCACGCCTTTAACGCCACTGTGCACACAGCCAGAACAAGTTATCAAGG GAGGTGCCAGTATTATACAGTGTCACATTCTGAATGACAAGAGGCACATACTTACCAAAGACACCAACAACAATGTGGCTTTCTGGGATGTCCTGAAG GCTTGCAAAGGTGAAGACCTGGGCAAAGTGGAGTTTGATGAGGAGATAAAAAAGCGCTTCAAGATGGTTTATGTGCCAAACTGGTTCTCGGTTGATTTAAAAACTGGG ATGCTCACCATCACACTTGACGAGAGTGACTGCTTCGCTGCCTGGGTGTCTGCAAAGGATGCCGGTTTCTCAAGCTCTGACGGATCCGACCCAAAAT TGAACTTGGGTGGACTGTTGCTTCAGGCTCTGCTGGAGTTCTGGCCCAGAACTCGCATCAATTCCGTGGATGAGGAAGAGAATGAAGTGAACCATG TGAATGGAGAGCAGGAGAACCGTATCCAGAAAGGAAATGGATACTTCCAGGTGCCACCACATACACCGGTTATCTTCGGGGAAGCGGGTGGCAGAACACTTTTTAG GTTGCTTTGTCGAGATTCAGGCGGAGAGACGGAGTCCATGCTGCTGAACGAGACTGTTCCTCAATGGGTCATTGATATAACTGTAGAT AAAAATATGCCCAAGTTCAACAAAATTCCATTCTACCTCCAGCCTCATTCATCATCTGGTGCAAAAACTCTGAAGAA GGACCGTCTTTCAGCCAGCGACATGCTGCAGGTGAGAAAGGTGATGGAGCACGTGTACGAGAAGATCATCAACCTGGACAACGAGTCTCAGACCACCAGTTCCTCTGCCAACGATAAGCCCGGGGAGCAGGAAAAGGAAGAGGACATGGCCATGCTAGCTGAGGAGAAGATAGAGCTAATGTGTCAAGACCAG GTTCTGGATCCCAACATGGACCTGCGAACAGTTAAACATTTTATCTGGAAAAGTGGTGGGGACTTGACACTTCACTATAGGCAGAAGTCTACGTGA